One window from the genome of Leptospira johnsonii encodes:
- the serC gene encoding 3-phosphoserine/phosphohydroxythreonine transaminase, which translates to MSKFERRIYNFCAGPAMLPTPVMEKAASEFLNYRGSGMSIMEDSHRGKLFEEVLDTSLSLLRELLSVPENYEIMFLSGGASLHFSALPLNLLKEGESADFAVTGIWAKKAMEEALRFNPVKKIYDGEDHKYTESPELNDSMVNPGAGYVYITSNNTLLGTRYATIPNITKAPLIADMTSEILSRKIDVSKFGAIFAGAQKNIGPSGLSVLIIRKDLLGRSGRTVPILMDYALTAKNKSMYNTPPTYSIYMAKLVFEWLKDLGGVEKIEKINEEKAKILYDYLDTTSFYNAPVKPNSRSVMNVVFTLQDKNLESKFLAGAEEKGLHGLEGHRLVGGLRASIYNSMPKEGVIALVEYMKEFEKKV; encoded by the coding sequence ATGAGCAAATTTGAGCGCCGAATCTATAATTTTTGCGCGGGTCCTGCGATGCTTCCTACTCCAGTAATGGAGAAGGCCGCTTCCGAGTTTCTGAACTACCGCGGGTCCGGTATGTCCATCATGGAAGACAGTCATAGGGGAAAACTTTTTGAAGAAGTCCTAGACACCTCTCTTTCCTTGCTCAGAGAATTATTATCTGTTCCGGAAAATTACGAAATTATGTTTCTTTCCGGAGGAGCGAGCCTTCACTTCTCCGCCCTACCCTTGAACCTTCTAAAAGAAGGAGAATCCGCCGACTTTGCAGTCACAGGTATCTGGGCAAAGAAGGCAATGGAAGAAGCTCTTAGATTCAACCCCGTCAAAAAGATCTACGACGGAGAAGATCATAAGTATACCGAGTCTCCTGAACTGAATGACTCCATGGTAAATCCTGGAGCAGGATACGTGTATATTACTTCTAATAATACTTTATTAGGAACTCGTTATGCAACTATTCCGAATATCACTAAGGCTCCCCTTATCGCGGATATGACTTCCGAAATTCTTTCTAGAAAAATAGACGTGAGTAAGTTCGGTGCGATATTTGCGGGGGCACAAAAGAATATCGGACCTTCCGGTTTAAGCGTTCTTATTATCCGCAAGGATCTGCTTGGACGTTCCGGTAGAACGGTCCCTATATTGATGGATTATGCGCTTACTGCAAAAAACAAATCCATGTACAATACTCCTCCTACATATTCCATCTACATGGCTAAACTTGTATTTGAATGGCTGAAAGATCTAGGCGGAGTGGAGAAGATCGAAAAAATCAATGAAGAGAAGGCCAAAATCTTATACGATTATTTGGATACAACTTCCTTCTATAATGCTCCGGTAAAACCGAATTCAAGATCCGTAATGAATGTAGTCTTTACTCTGCAGGACAAAAATTTAGAATCTAAGTTTTTAGCAGGAGCAGAAGAAAAAGGACTCCATGGTCTGGAAGGGCATAGACTAGTCGGTGGCTTAAGAGCTTCTATCTATAATTCCATGCCTAAAGAAGGTGTAATTGCCTTAGTGGAATATATGAAGGAATTCGAGAAGAAGGTTTAG
- the rpiB gene encoding ribose 5-phosphate isomerase B has translation MKKIGIASDHGGFELKEYLRKELADSIEILDLGTKDETSVDYPLVIAEACKKVLSKEVDGLIALCGTGIGASIAANRHKGIRAALCHDEFTAEMSRRHNNANVLVLGGRVLGKDLAARITQKWLNTSFEAGRHERRVGQLDTIV, from the coding sequence ATGAAAAAAATTGGCATCGCTTCCGATCACGGCGGATTCGAACTCAAAGAATACCTTCGTAAAGAATTGGCGGACTCGATTGAGATCCTGGACTTAGGCACAAAAGACGAGACCTCCGTGGATTATCCTTTAGTAATTGCAGAAGCCTGCAAAAAAGTACTCTCTAAAGAAGTGGATGGACTAATCGCACTTTGTGGGACAGGGATCGGAGCTTCAATCGCTGCAAATCGCCATAAGGGGATCAGAGCTGCTCTTTGCCATGACGAGTTCACTGCAGAAATGTCTCGTCGTCATAACAATGCAAACGTATTGGTATTAGGCGGAAGAGTTTTAGGCAAAGACCTGGCAGCTCGCATCACTCAGAAATGGCTGAACACTTCTTTCGAAGCTGGACGTCATGAAAGAAGAGTGGGTCAGTTAGACACCATCGTTTAA
- a CDS encoding tetratricopeptide repeat protein — translation MRAFCYIILFYVSLSSSYSQEENRREWNKAAKQKVLLLHQSGKEAESLPFLEEYVKKNPNELVYKLYLARALFWRADLELPGHSEEVFSRMEKVRRIRDNYLRAASLFEENVGYLGKVSPRDPDLGKWTFLWAMSEWYAGREDRAIQLFKKSFKHDFRLNQANYNIGAIYESLGQILDSQIYYGTYLKNEKELKEEE, via the coding sequence ATGCGTGCCTTCTGTTATATCATTCTGTTTTATGTAAGTTTATCTTCTTCATATTCTCAAGAAGAAAATAGAAGGGAATGGAATAAGGCTGCAAAACAAAAAGTTTTACTTCTTCACCAAAGTGGAAAAGAAGCGGAGAGTCTTCCCTTCCTCGAAGAATATGTCAAAAAGAATCCGAACGAGTTGGTATATAAACTCTATCTTGCCCGGGCACTTTTTTGGAGAGCCGACTTGGAGCTTCCTGGTCATTCAGAAGAAGTGTTTTCTAGAATGGAGAAGGTTAGAAGGATCAGGGATAATTATCTGAGAGCCGCAAGCCTTTTCGAAGAGAATGTGGGATATTTAGGAAAGGTAAGTCCAAGAGATCCTGATTTGGGAAAATGGACCTTTTTATGGGCCATGTCGGAATGGTATGCGGGCAGGGAAGATCGTGCGATCCAGCTATTTAAGAAGTCTTTTAAGCATGATTTTCGTTTGAATCAGGCAAATTATAATATCGGGGCGATTTACGAAAGCCTGGGTCAGATACTAGATTCTCAAATTTATTACGGAACCTACTTGAAAAACGAAAAGGAACTGAAAGAAGAGGAGTAA